In one Candidatus Neomarinimicrobiota bacterium genomic region, the following are encoded:
- the pabB gene encoding aminodeoxychorismate synthase component I, producing MNDPIFLSRSGQIIFRDLQRVITTHQVNLVGSLLKEVEGLVEQGYYAAGFLSFEAAPAFDPAFKVHEAGEFPLLWFGIYAQKETTKPRKDPAQINIAKSPWRPLMSPATYHAAFDVIKSSIREGQTYQVNLTFPLEGTLDGSPQELLYGMFEAQPVDYAAYLDGGANDIISLSPELFWKLDGSRIVSKPMKGTRPRGQHGHEDRELAHELQNSPKEMAENLMIVDMMRNDLGKIAKTGSVKVDKIFELEDFRTVWQMTSTISAEVDVSIPLIMRHLFPPASVTGAPKIKTLELIHTVEPYPRQVYCGTIGWWAPDRQACFNVAIRTLIRERANNSTRYSVGSGITWDSDGEQEYKECLMKAAMLNI from the coding sequence ATGAACGATCCGATTTTCCTGTCACGCAGCGGCCAGATTATTTTCAGGGATCTCCAGCGCGTGATCACTACTCATCAGGTCAACCTTGTTGGTTCTTTGCTAAAGGAAGTTGAAGGCCTGGTAGAGCAGGGCTATTATGCAGCCGGATTCCTATCGTTTGAAGCCGCACCGGCCTTCGATCCTGCTTTCAAAGTCCATGAAGCGGGCGAATTCCCGCTCCTCTGGTTTGGGATTTATGCGCAAAAGGAAACCACAAAACCGCGGAAAGATCCAGCCCAGATCAATATTGCGAAATCTCCGTGGCGCCCCCTCATGTCCCCAGCTACTTATCATGCGGCGTTTGATGTTATTAAAAGCAGTATAAGAGAGGGACAGACCTATCAAGTTAACCTGACCTTTCCACTCGAGGGTACCTTGGATGGCTCTCCGCAGGAATTGCTATATGGCATGTTTGAGGCCCAGCCTGTGGACTACGCGGCCTACTTGGACGGAGGAGCTAATGATATCATATCGCTTTCTCCGGAGTTATTTTGGAAACTGGATGGTAGCCGCATTGTTAGCAAGCCCATGAAGGGCACCCGTCCTCGGGGTCAGCATGGGCACGAGGATCGGGAATTAGCTCATGAGCTGCAAAATTCTCCTAAGGAAATGGCCGAAAATCTCATGATTGTGGATATGATGCGCAACGACCTGGGAAAGATCGCCAAAACCGGATCGGTCAAGGTGGATAAGATCTTCGAACTGGAAGATTTCCGGACCGTTTGGCAAATGACCTCCACAATCTCCGCCGAAGTCGACGTGAGCATCCCATTAATCATGCGTCATCTCTTTCCCCCGGCCTCGGTTACAGGAGCCCCGAAAATCAAGACCTTGGAATTGATACATACTGTTGAGCCCTATCCCCGTCAGGTTTATTGTGGTACGATAGGTTGGTGGGCTCCCGACCGACAGGCCTGCTTCAATGTAGCCATCAGAACCCTGATCCGGGAAAGAGCGAATAACAGCACCAGATATTCCGTTGGAAGCGGCATCACTTGGGATTCTGATGGTGAACAAGAGTATAAAGAATGCCTAATGAAGGCTGCAATGTTGAATATCTGA